The region GGTAGTGGGCTTGGAGTGGTCCCGGCCTAGGCCTGAGACGTGCTGTTTTTCATCCGTGTGCGTGTTTTCATCGAACTCCTTTTCCCCCGGGTCCTTGCCTTCGGCCGACATGTGTTCGATCACGGCATTCATCTCGGCCCCGAGCAACAGCACGGCGGCGGAAATATAGAAGTACAGGAGCAGGACGATGATCGCGCCGATACTGCCATACATGGCGTTGTAGTCGGCGAAGGTTTTGACGTAGTAGCCAAAACCCAGGGAGGCGATAATCCACACCACCACGGCCAGCACCGAGCCGGGTGTGATGAAGCGGAATTTCTGCTGCACATCAGGCATCACGTAGTACATGAGGGCTACGGAGAACATCAACAGAATCACGATCAGCGGCCAGCGCAGGATGGTCCATAACGTGACCACGAATTCCTGCATGCCGATCTGCCCGGCGAGCCACCCCATCACCTGCGGGCCGAGCACCATCAGCGCAGCGGCGGCGAGCAGCATGCCGGCGATGCCGACGGTATAGAAAATCGACAGCGGGAAACGCTTCCAGATCGGCCGGCCTTCGACCACGTCGTAGGCGGCGTTCATCGCACTCATCATCAGCCGTACACCGGCCGAAGCGGTCCACAAGGCGATCACGATACCGACGGACAGCAAGCCACCCTTGGATTGCTGCAACTGGTCGATCACCGGGTTGACCTGTTCAAGGGCCTGGGGCGGCAACACCAGTTCCGACTGCATACGCAGCCAGGTGAAGAAGTCCGGCAGGTGCAGGAAACCGATCAGGGCAATGAGGAACAACAAAAAGGGAAACAACGAGAACAGCATCTGGTAGGCCAGTGCCGAGGCGTAGGTGGGCATTTCGTCATCGATAAACTCTGTGACGGTGCGCATCAACACTTTGTGGAGCTTGAGGCCGTCTAGTACCGGAAAAATCATAGCGTCTCCTTTCGCCGCATAAAAGGGTGAGGTCGTGGGCGACTCAGGGGCCGTTTTCTACATCAAAAGTAGCCTATTTGGCGACTTTGAAACAATGACGAGATTTTAGTTGCAACGTACGACATAAAAACGGCCATCCGTGGATGGCCGTCGGGCTGCACGAACACAGCCAGCGATTCAGGGTTACTTGACGGCTTTTTTTACCGCATCTTTGGTATCACCGATGGCTTTTTCGACCTGACCTTTCTTCTCCTGCACGACACCTTCAGCGCGCAGCTTGTCCTTGCCGGTGACTTTGCCGGCGCCTTGCTTGATGTTGCCGACGAGTTCATCTTTCAAACCTTTTGCCTTATCCGATGTGCTGCTCATGGTATTTCTCCGAAAGAACAATCAAGGGTTTGGGTCATTACGTAAAGATTGACCCGAAGCGGTTGCACAGAGTTTCAATTATTTTTCAGTGGGCATTTCATCGAGCATTTGCGCATCCGTTGCAGGTTTGGCTTTATGTTTTGCCGCCAACCCACGAGAATGCCCGGCACATTCAGGCTATATCGCTGAATAACAGATCCCGTAGGAAGGTTATGAAACTCAATAAAGCACAGGCCATCGCCCGCAGAAACCAGGAACTGGGCGGTGCCGTACTCGGCGTCAACAACTGCCACTTCACCGACCTGGACAGCAAACGCAACATCTGGTGGTTCGACCTGCCGGTCGTGCGTATTGGTGTGGGCCAGTACGAGTGGATTCACCTGCTGATGCACAACGCCGAGACTGACCAGTTGCTGCACCTGAAGGTGCCGACTGCGTTCCTGCGTGAAAAGCTTGAAGGGCTGGTGGTGCGCAATGCGAACAAGCGCAAGCCGGAGATCACCCTGGAGCTGAGCGCCGACAAGGATTCGTTCCTGAAAGATGTGCGCCCGGCCGGTGCGGGTGTGAGCTTCGCGCAGTTTGCCGTGTAGCAACTTGGTCAAATACTGTGGGAGCTGGCTTGCCTGCGATAGCGGTGGGTCAGCCAGCCCGGCAATGACTGATGTACCGCCATCGCAGGCAAGCCCGCTCCCACACTGGATTGCATTCCAATCCAGGCATTAAAAAACCCCGCATGGCGGGTTTTTTTATTGGGTTACTTTTTGAGGCCCAGCTTCTTCAGCTCTTCATCGCGCAACTCACGGCGCAGGATCTTGCCCACGTTGGTGGTCGGCAGCGCATCACGGAACTCAACGGCCTTGGGCACCTTGTAGCCGGTGACATTGGCGCGCATGTGTTCCATCACCTGGTCCTTGGTCAGGGTAGCCCCTGGCTTGACCACGATGAAGATCTTGATGTGCTCCCCGGATTTTTCGTCAGGCACGCCAATGGCCGCACACTGCAGCACGCCCGGCAGGGTCGCCAGCACATCTTCCAGCTCGTTCGGGTAGACGTTGAAACCGGAGACCAGAATCATGTCTTTCTTGCGGTCGACAATGCGCATGTAGCCATCCGGCTGGATGATCGCGATGTCGCCGGTCTTCAACCAGCCTTCGCTGTCGAGGATCTCGGCGGTAGCGTCTTCACGCTGCCAGTAGCCTTTCATCACCTGTGGGCCTTTGACGCACAGCTCGCCGATTTCACCCAGGGCCAGTTCGACGCCGTCATCGGTGATGACTTTGCACACGGTAGAGGGCACCGGAATGCCGATGGTGCCGATCTGGATGTTCTGGATCGGGTTGACCGTCGCCACCGGGCTGGTTTCGGTCATGCCGTAACCTTCGCAAATATTGCAGCCCGTCACGTCTTTCCAACGCTCGGCCGCTGCCAGTTGCAGCGCCATACCGCCGGACAGGGTGACTTTGAGCGCGGAGAAGTCCAGCTTGCGGAAGCCTTCGTTGTTGCACAGCGCCACAAACAGAGTGTTCAGGCCGACAAAGCCGCTGAACTTCCACTTCGACAGTTCCTTGACCATCGCCGGCAAGTCGCGCGGGTTGCTGATCAGAATGTTGTGGTTGCCGATCAGCATCATCGCCATGCAATGAAAGGTGAAGGCATAGATGTGGTAAAGCGGCAGCGGCGTGATCAGGATCTCGCAACCTTCATTGAGGTTGGAGCCCATCAGCGCCTTGCACTGCAACATGTTGGAAACCAGGTTGCGGTGGGTGAGCATTGCGCCCTTGGCCACGCCGGTGGTGCCGCCGGTGTATTGCAGCACGGCGACATCGCCGCTGGCCGGGCTGGCATCATTGACCGGTTGGCCGTGCCCCTTGGCCAGCACGTCGTTGAACTTGATCGCCTTGGGCAAGTGATACGCCGGGACCATTTTTTTCACGTACTTGATGACGCTGTTGATCAGCAGGCGCTTGAACGGCGACAACAGGTCAGCGACTTCGGTGACGATCACGTGCTTGACGACGGTCTTGGGCACGACTTTTTCAGCCAGGTGCGCCATGTTGGCCAGGCAAACCAGAGCCTTGGCTCCGGAATCATTGAATTGGTGTTCCATTTCCCGCGCGGTGTACAGCGGGTTGGTGTTGACCACGATCAGGCCCGCACGAATGGCGCCGAACACGGCGACCGGGTATTGCAGGACGTTGGGCAGTTGCACGGCGATTCGATCGCCAGGCTTCAAGTCGGTATGCTGTTGCAGGTAGGCGGCGAAAGCGCCGGACAATTCGTACAGTTCACCGTAGGTGATTGTCTTGCCCAGGTTGCTGAAAGCCGGTTTGTTGGCGAAGCGCTGGCAGGACTGTTTCAGTACCGCCTGAATATTTTGATACTCGTCTGGATTGATGTCTGCAGCAATCCCGGCGGGGTACTTATCCTTCCAAAAGTCTTCGTTCATGGAAGCCCACTCCTCAGCGACGCGAATTCATCATCGCATTTGATGCGATTATTATTGGTGTATGTTTTTTTAAGGTGAGTCTGGCGCTTTCAAGCAGGCCGAGAAGTCACAAAGCGCGCCGAGAGTAGCAGCTTTGCCAAGGGCCGCCTAGAGCCAAAAGAGGGCCCTACAGTCATAAACATGACTCAAGAACATGCAGTAGTCATTTTTAGAGCAAAGATTCTATAACGCTTAAAATCGCTCTGGAATGCGCCTTTCAGCACAATAAATAACAATGTGGGAGCGGGCTTGCTCGCGAATGCGGCGCTTCAGTCGATACATCTGGTGACTGATACACCGCATTCGCGAACAAGCCCGCTCCCACATTTTTTAAACGCACTTCATATCAAGCGATGTCGCGCAGCTCCCGCCGCAGAATCTTGCCTACCGGCGTCATCGGCAACGACTCGCGCAACACAATATGCTTGGGCACCTTGTACCCGGTGAAATTGGTCTTGCAGTATGCCTTCAGTTCCTCAAGGCTGACGCCCTGCGTACGCGCCACCACAAACAGCTTCACCGCCTCCCCCGTGCGATCATCCGGTACGCCGATCACGGCGCAGTTGGCTACCGCCGGGTGGGCCATCACCACGTCTTCGATCTCGTTGGGGTACACGTTGAAGCCCGAGACGATGATCAGGTCTTTCTTGCGATCAACAATGCTCACGAACCCATCGGCATCGATCACCGCGATGTCACCGGTTTTCAGCCAACCCTCAGCGTCCAAGGTCTCGGCGGTGGCTACCGGTTGCTGCCAGTAGCCCTTCATCACCTGCGGCCCCTTGATGCACAGCTCGCCGCGCTCACCCAAAGGCAGCTCGCGCCCTTCGTCGTCGATAACTTTCATCGCCGTGCCCGGCACTGGAACACCCACGGTTCCCAGGCGCGACTGGCTACCATACGGGTTGGTGCTGGCCACCGGTGAGGTTTCGGTCAGGCCGTAGCCTTCGCCGATGGAACAACCGGTCAACGCTTTCCAGCGCTCGGCGGTGGCCTTGACCAGTGCCGTGCCGCCGGAATTGGTGATCTTGAGGTGGGAAAAATCCAGGGTCTTGAAGTCCGGGTGATCCATCAGCGCTACAAACAGCGTGTTCAGCCCCAACAGGCAGGAGAACCGCCACTTTTTCAGTTCCTTGATAAAACCGCCGATGTCCCGCGGGTTGGTGATCAGCACGTTGTGGTTGCCGGTCACCATCATGCACATGCAGTTCGCCGTAAATGCATAGATGTGGTACAGCGGCAGCGGCGCGATCATCACCTCCTGGCCTTCTTTCACCAGCGGCTGGCCGTCGTCGGTGAGTTGGGACATGCACGCCCGCGCCTGCTGCATATTGGCGACCAGGTTGCCATGGGTGAGCATCGCGCCCTTGGCCAGTCCAGTGGTGCCGCCGGTGTATTGCAGCACCGCGATGTCATCCAGGGTCACCGGATGCCGAATCAGGCCCTGCCCTGCGCCCATGCGCAACGCGCGCTTGAACGATACCGCCCGTGGCAGGTGGTAGGCCGGGACCATTTTCTTCACCTTGTCGACCACGGTGTTGATCAGCCAGCCCTTGGCGGCCGGCATGAAGTCGCCCATCCTGGCTTCGATGAGGTAGTCGATCTCGGTATCGGTACACACTTCCTGCACGCGCGAACCGAACAGGTTGAGGTAGACCAGCGCACGCACACCAGCGTCCTTGAACTGGTGGCGCATCTCGCGCGGGGTGTACAAGGGGTTGGTGTTGACCACGATGAGCCCGGCGCGCAACGCGCCAAACACCGCAATCGGGTAATGCAGCACGTTGGGCAGCTGCACCGCAATGCGCTCGCCAGGCTTGAGGTCGGTGTGCTGTTGCAGGTAGCTGGCGAACGCCGCACTCTGGCGCTCAAGCTCAGCGTAGGTCAGGGTGATGCCCATGTTGCTGAATGCCGGACGGTCGGCAAAGGCCTTGCAGGAACGTTCGAAGACTTCGATCACCGACCTGTAGGTGCTGAGGTCGATGTCATTGGGAACGCCCGCCGCGCGTTTGTCATTCCAGAAATCAGGTTGCATTATTCTTGTCCTCTTACCTGAGTGTGTCCGGCCGCTGCAGCTGTAAAAAGCAGGCTGCTATAAAAAGCGGAGCTTTGGGGACGTTAGCAGCTATAGCCAATCAGGCAAATACAGGAAACAGCGTCATCAATTGCGTGAATCTTCCTACAAGGGCCTGCACAGATCAGATGCAAGCCTGGGGATGAGCTATACACTGCAACGACCTCGAGCAAAGGAAGCGCCATGAACCACAGCACCTTCTGGCTGACCGCGAATGACCGCAGCCGCCTGTACGTCAATCAATGGCTGCCGGAAGGCCCCGCCAAGGCCATGATCATGTTGTCCCACGGCATGGCCGAGCACAGCGGGCGTTATGCAGGCCTGGCCGACGCGTTGTGCACAGCCGGCTATGGCGTGTATGCGCTGGATCAGCGCGGTCATGGCCGCACCGCCGACGAGGGCACACTGGGGCTCTACGCCGAGAAGGATGGGTGGAACAAGGTAGTCGGCGACCTTGCCAGCCTCAACCAGCACATCGGCCAACAGCAGCCCGGGCTGCCGATCATTCTGCTGGGGCACAGCATGGGCAGCTATATCGCCCAGGCCTACCTGTTGCACCACAGCGCCAGCTTGAAGGGGGTGATTCTCAGCGGTTCAAACTTCCAGCCTGTGGCGCTGTACCGCGCCGCCGGGGTGATCGCTCGCCTCGAACGGGCACGCCAGGGCTTGCGCGGGCGCAGCGCACTGATCGAGTTCCTGTCATTCGGCTCGTTCAACAAGGCGTTCAAGCCCAACCGCACGGCGTTTGATTGGCTCAGCCGCGACCCGAATGAAGTCGATAAGTACATCAACGATCCGCTGTGTGGTTTCCGCTGCACCAACCAGCTATGGATCGACTTGTTGGGCGGCTTGCAGCAAATCAGCAAAGCGTCCAATCTCGAGCAGATCGTCCCGGGCCTGCCGATCCTGGTGATGGGCGGAGAATGTGATCCGGTGAGTGAAGGCAAGCGTCTCAAAAACCTGGCCCACGCACTGCGCGAGGCCGGCTGCCAGAACCTGCAACTGAATATCTACCCGCAGGCGCGTCATGAAGTGTTCAACGAAACCAACCGCGATGAAGTCACAGCGGATGTACTGACATGGCTCGACCAGACACTGGCGCTGCACAGGCCGACCCGCTGCGAATAAATTTACGTTTAAAATCAATACCTTAGAATCAGCCAATTAAATTAGCGATTAGCCACAGGATGTACCTTTAGATGACTCAGGTTACCAACACCCCGTACGAAGCCCTCGAAGTCGGCCAGACCGCCAGCTACAGCAAGACCGTCGAGGAGCGCGATATCCAGTTGTTCGCCGCCATGTCCGGCGACCATAACCCCGTGCACCTGGATGCCGAGTACGCCAAAGCAACCATGTTCAAGGAGCGTATCGCCCACGGCATGTTCAGCGGCGCCCTGATCAGTGCGGCGGTTGCCTGCGAGTTGCCTGGGCCGGGCACCATTTATATCGGCCAGCAGATGACTTTTCAGAAGCCGGTAAAAATCGGCGACACCCTGACCGTGCGTCTGGAAATCCTCGAAAAGTTGCCAAAATTTCGCGTGCGCATTGCCACCCGTGTATTCAACCAGCGCGATGAGCTGGTGGTCGATGGCGAGGCGGAAATCCTCGCGCCACGCAAGCAGCAGGTCGTGACCTTGACCGAGTTGCCGCCGATCAGCATCGGCTGATTGCAGCGTCAAGGTTAATACCAAGCACATGTGGGAGCGGGCTTGCTCGCGAAAGCGGTGGGTCAGTCACCTGAGAGGTTGACTGACCCACCGTCTTCGCGGGCAAGCCCGCTCCCACATTTGTTACACAGCAGGTCTTACGACTGAGCGCGAGCCTGGTTACGCAGGGCTTTCACCTGGTCGTGGTTGCGTTGTGCGCCGTGGAACTGACGCTCTACCAGGTCACGAATACCCAGCAGGTTGTGCTTGTTGATCTTCTCGATCGCTTCCTTGTAAGCCTTCAGTGCGTGGTCTTCACCGCGCTCGGCTTCGTTCAGGACAGCCTCTTCATCTTTACCGGTAACCAGCGACTTCACGTCGACCCAGCCACGGTGCAAGGCGCCGGCAACCGAACCGGACTTTTCCGGGTCGCCGCCCAGGGCTTTAACAGCGGTCTGCAATTCGACGGCAGCGGTGGCGCAGTCGGTGGAGCGCTTGACGAACAGGGCTTTGAGCTCTGGGTGCTTGATGTCTTCAGCACAGGTCGCGAAGCCTTTCTGGCCGTCTTTGCTGGTCTCGATCAGGTCGTTCAGTACGGAGATCGATTCTTTATTGATGTCAGTCATTTTTCAATTCCTTGTGCGGGTTAAGAAACGTGTCTTAATGATTGCAGCGCCCGTGCCAAGTTTTTAAAAAAGTATTTTTCTTTATTTTTCAATGACTTAAAAATTAATGAACCATCTGTATGTACGTTATTTGCATGATCTGTCATTTGGCCTTCATGCAGAATGCCTGTATTTTCCAAGGTCTCGACTCAAACACTGAAGCCCATGAACCCCGAAAAACTCGAACTGCTGATCACCCGTGAAATGCCCTTCGGCAAATACAAGGGACGGATCATCGCCGACCTGCCCGGCCCCTACCTGAACTGGTTTGCCCGTGAAGGTTTCCCCCACGGCGAGCTGGGCGGTTTGCTGGCATTGATGCAGGAAATCGACCACAACGGCCTGTCCGAACTCTTGGAACCGCTGCGCGTAAAACACGGCAAACCCGCCCCTCGCCATTAAGAGCCAATGCCATGCCAAGGAACGCAGATAACGAACGCCACTGGCAGGCCATTGCCCAGCACTATGAGCTGGAGCCTGGCCCGATCAATCTGGAAAACGGCTATTTCGGGCGCATGAGCCGCGCAGTACGAGCGCAGTACCTGGAGCACGTTGCATTTATCAATCGCAGCAACTCGTTGTATGTGCGCCAACGGTTCGAGCAAGGTCAAAACGTCGAGATCCTTCGCCAACTGGCCGGGCTGATTGACGCCGACCCAGAGGCAATTGCCTTCACCCGCAATGCCACCGAAGCGTTGCAGTCATTGATCCGCAACTACAACGGCCTGCAACCGGGCGACCAGGTGCTGATCAGCGACCTCGAATACGACACGGTCAAAGGTGCGATGCGCTGGCTGGCAGGCTATCGGGGCGTGGAGGTGATCGAGGTGTCCCACACGCACCCGGCCACTGTCGACAGCCTGGTGCAGACGTATCGCGATGCGTTCGCGCGGTACCCGCGCCTCAAACTGATGGCCCTCACCCACGTCACCCACCGTACCGGGCTGGTGATGCCGGTCGCGGCAATCGCCAGCGCCGCACGCGCGCATGGCGTCGACGTGATACTCGACGGTGCCCATGCCCTGGGCCAGATCGAGTTCAACCTTGCCGAACTGGGCATTCAGTTCGCCGGCTTCAACCTGCATAAATGGATCGGCGCACCGCTGACCCTGGGCTTTCTCTATATAGCCCCTGAGCGCCTGGCGGATATCGACCCGGACATGGGCGAGTTCCACTATCCCGCCAGCGACGTGCGCGCTCGTACGCCCTACAGCACGCCGAACTTTCCAGCCCTGATGACCTTGCCGCTGGTGCTGGAGGAACACTGCTCATTGGGTGGCTCGGCGGCCAAGGGCGCGCGCGTCAATTACCTGCGCGACTTATGGGTGAGCCAGGTGCGTCAATTGCCCGGGATAGAGGTGCTGACGTCGGATGACCCACGGCTGTATTGCGGGATCACGGCATTCAAGTTCATTGGCCGGGATCAGCAGGCGATGGCGGACCGGTTGCTCAAGGAGTACGACCTGTTCACCACTACCCGTGTCGGGGCAGCGTTTGGCACGTGTATTCGAGTGACGCCGGGGTTGGTGACGTCGGCGGCGGATATCGGTGTACTGGTCAAAGCGATCACTGAACTAAACGCGGATTAAAAATGTGGGAGCTGGCTTGTGTGGGAGCGGGCTTGCTCGCGAATACGGTGTGTCAGTCAACGAATATGCCAACTGAACCAGCGCATTCGCGAGCAAGCCCGCTCCCACATTAATCGGTATCGGATTCGAGTTTTTCGCAGGCAAAAAAAAGCGGCACACCGACCAAGTGCACCGCAAAAATGCCGTTAAGCACAGCAACAACGATTCGGTAAATCAGATCAGTCCAGCAGCGCCAGCGCCTGTGCGGTGACTTCCTGGATGCGTGCCCAGTCGCCGTTCTTGACCCATTCCGGGTCCAGCATCCAGCTACCGCCCACGCACATCACGTTTTTCAACGCCATGTAGTGTTTGATGTTGGCCGGACCCACGCCGCCGGTCGGGCAGAATTTCACTTCGCCGAACGGGCCGCCGAGGGCCTTGATGGCCGCCACGCCGCCGCTGACTTCAGCCGGGAACAGCTTGAAGCGGCGATAACCCAGGCCATAGCCTTCCATGATGCCTGAGGCATTGCTGATGCCTGGCAGCAACGGGATCGGGCTGTGCACGGAGGCTTCCAGCAGGTCGCGGGTAATGCCTGGGGTGACGATAAATTGCGAGCCGGCCACTTCCGCCGCTTCGAGCATATGACGATCGAGTACGGTGCCGGCACCGGTGCACAGTTCAGGGCGTTGCTCACGCAGTACCTGAATGGCCTTGAGGCCGAACTCGGAACGCAGGGTCACTTCCAATGCGGTCAAGCCACCGGCTGCCAGGGCATCGGCCAACGGCAGGATGTCCTGTTCGCGGGCGATGGTAATCACCGGCAGGATCCGCGCCTTGGCGCAGAGGCTGTCGATCAGGGCAACTTTATCCGCCATGGACACGGTCGATTGAGGGCTTTTCATAGCGGCTGATCCTTGGCTCATGGGCACCAGTAAATCTCTAAAGTAGGTTGCAAAAACGCGCGAATCGGCATGGCAGCAACGTCGTCACTGGCCAGCGCGGCGCTCAAGGTGGTCAATTTCGAGCTGCCGGAAATCGACAGCACGGTGTAGTGGGCCGTGGCCAGCAGTGCACGACTCATGGTCAGGCGCTGGTGCGGCACGGTCGGGGCCAGCATCGGCCAGCAACGGCGGGTGCCATCAGCTTTCAATGCTTCGCTCAGGTTCGGGCTGTTGGGAAACAGCGATGCGGTGTGGCCGTCATCGCCCATGCCCAGTACCAGCACATCAATGGCTTGCAGCTCGGCCAACTGGCGATCGGCCAGTTCGGCGGCGTCTTCCAGATTTGCGGCAACGTTGTACAGGCTGAGGAACGTGGCCTTGGCCGCCGGCCCTTGCAGCAGGTATTTCTTCAGCAGGCCGGCATTGCTGTCAGCATGCTCAACCGGCACCCAACGCTCATCGGCCAGGGTGATGGTGACGTTGGACCAGTCCAGGTCTTGCTTGGCCAGGTTCTGGAAAAACGCCACGGGGCTGCGACCACCGGACACCACCAACGTGGCCGCGCCACGGGCGCTGATGGCCGTGCGCAATTGCCCAGCCACGTCATGGGCCAAGCCATCCGCCAGCAACGTCGGCGAGCGGTACTCATGGGCTGTTACACCCTGAGGCAGTTTCAATTCAGATATCGCCATACCAAGACCTCCCATCCCGCGTGATCAGTGCAATCGAGCTCATCGGCCCCCAGGACCCGGCCGCATACGGCTTGGGCGCATCACCGGATTTTTTCCACCCGGCGATCAACTGGTCACACCATTTCCACGCGGCTTCGATTTCATCTTTGCGAACAAACAGGTTCTGATTGCCGCGCATCACTTCCAGCAACAACCGCTCGTAGGCATCGGGGATCCGCGCGCTGCGATAGGTGTCGGAAAAATTCAGTTGCAGCGGGCCGCTGCGCAGTTGCATGCCCTTGTCCAGGCCCTGCTCCTTGGTCATCACACGCAAGGAAATACCTTCGTCCGGCTGCAGGCGAATGATCAGTTTGTTGCTGATCTGCAGGCGCTGCTCGGGCGCGAAAATGTAGTGCGAGGGTTCTTTGAAGTGGATGACAATCTGCGACAGTTTTTGCGGCATGCGTTTGCCGGTGCGCAGGTAGAACGGCACCCCGGCCCAACGCCAGTTACGAATATCGGCACGCAGGGCGACGAACGTTTCGGTGTCGCTCTGGGTGTTGGAGTTTTCTTCTTCCAGGTAACCCGGCACCGGCTTGCCGGCGCTGTAGCCGGCGATGTATTGGCCGCGCACCACTTGAGTGGTCAAGCCTTCCGGACTGATCGGCGCCAGGGCCTTGAGTACCTTGACCTTCTCGTCACGGATGCTGTCGGCGGACAGGTCGGCCGGCGGGTCCATGGCAATCAGGCAGAGCAGTTGCAGCAAGTGGTTCTGGATCATGTCCCGCAGTTGGCCGGCCTTGTCGAAGTAACCCCAACGGCCTTCGATACCAACTTGCTCGGCCACGGTGATTTCCACGTGGGAGATGTAGTTCTGGTTCCACTGGGTTTCGAACAGGCTGTTGGCGAAACGCAGGGCAATCAGGTTCTGGACGGTCTCTTTGCCCAGGTAGTGGTCGATGCGGTACGTGCGGTTTTCCGGGAAAAACTGCGCCACGGCGTCGTTGACCTTGCGCGAGGATTCCAGGTCCGAACCGATGGGTTTTTCCAGCACGACTCGGGTGTTTTCCGCCAGGCCGACCTTGGCCAGGTTTTCGCAGATGGCGCCATACACCGCCGCAGGCGTGGCGAAATAGGCGATCAGACGTTGTTCGGCACCGACTTTTGCGGCCAGGATGACGTAGTCATCGGCGTTCATGAAATCGACGTGCACGTAGGCCAGGCGTGCGAGGAAGCGCGCTGCCACGGCTTCATCCAGTTCATTGCCGACGTATTTACGCAGTTCTTTTTCGATATGGGCCAGGTGCTCTTGCTCGGACCCGGCTTCACGGGCCAATGCCAGGATGCGCGTGTCGTCGTGCAGGAGCCCGGCGCCATCGAGTTGATAGAGTGCAGGAAATAACTTGCGCAGCGCCAGATCACCCAAGGCGCCAAACAGGGCAAAGGTGCAGGGTTCTACGGTTATCAAAGGCATGATGTTTGTTCTTTTATCAAGTTAAGCTACAAATACCTTTTTTCAAGGCATCACTCAAGGAAAAATGTAGTAATAACCACAACATTTTCCCAAAATACGCATTCCGAGTGGTGGTGTTCAGCTACCCTCAGTAGGATAGGCCACCGCAAAGGGCCACTCGTCGATGGGTTACCGCCCTTTATTTGCATCGTCGCCCGAAGGAAAGACTGAATGGACCGCGTGCGAAATCTTCTGGAACA is a window of Pseudomonas antarctica DNA encoding:
- the zwf gene encoding glucose-6-phosphate dehydrogenase — its product is MPLITVEPCTFALFGALGDLALRKLFPALYQLDGAGLLHDDTRILALAREAGSEQEHLAHIEKELRKYVGNELDEAVAARFLARLAYVHVDFMNADDYVILAAKVGAEQRLIAYFATPAAVYGAICENLAKVGLAENTRVVLEKPIGSDLESSRKVNDAVAQFFPENRTYRIDHYLGKETVQNLIALRFANSLFETQWNQNYISHVEITVAEQVGIEGRWGYFDKAGQLRDMIQNHLLQLLCLIAMDPPADLSADSIRDEKVKVLKALAPISPEGLTTQVVRGQYIAGYSAGKPVPGYLEEENSNTQSDTETFVALRADIRNWRWAGVPFYLRTGKRMPQKLSQIVIHFKEPSHYIFAPEQRLQISNKLIIRLQPDEGISLRVMTKEQGLDKGMQLRSGPLQLNFSDTYRSARIPDAYERLLLEVMRGNQNLFVRKDEIEAAWKWCDQLIAGWKKSGDAPKPYAAGSWGPMSSIALITRDGRSWYGDI
- a CDS encoding aminotransferase class V-fold PLP-dependent enzyme; amino-acid sequence: MPRNADNERHWQAIAQHYELEPGPINLENGYFGRMSRAVRAQYLEHVAFINRSNSLYVRQRFEQGQNVEILRQLAGLIDADPEAIAFTRNATEALQSLIRNYNGLQPGDQVLISDLEYDTVKGAMRWLAGYRGVEVIEVSHTHPATVDSLVQTYRDAFARYPRLKLMALTHVTHRTGLVMPVAAIASAARAHGVDVILDGAHALGQIEFNLAELGIQFAGFNLHKWIGAPLTLGFLYIAPERLADIDPDMGEFHYPASDVRARTPYSTPNFPALMTLPLVLEEHCSLGGSAAKGARVNYLRDLWVSQVRQLPGIEVLTSDDPRLYCGITAFKFIGRDQQAMADRLLKEYDLFTTTRVGAAFGTCIRVTPGLVTSAADIGVLVKAITELNAD
- a CDS encoding bifunctional 4-hydroxy-2-oxoglutarate aldolase/2-dehydro-3-deoxy-phosphogluconate aldolase codes for the protein MKSPQSTVSMADKVALIDSLCAKARILPVITIAREQDILPLADALAAGGLTALEVTLRSEFGLKAIQVLREQRPELCTGAGTVLDRHMLEAAEVAGSQFIVTPGITRDLLEASVHSPIPLLPGISNASGIMEGYGLGYRRFKLFPAEVSGGVAAIKALGGPFGEVKFCPTGGVGPANIKHYMALKNVMCVGGSWMLDPEWVKNGDWARIQEVTAQALALLD
- the pgl gene encoding 6-phosphogluconolactonase, whose protein sequence is MAISELKLPQGVTAHEYRSPTLLADGLAHDVAGQLRTAISARGAATLVVSGGRSPVAFFQNLAKQDLDWSNVTITLADERWVPVEHADSNAGLLKKYLLQGPAAKATFLSLYNVAANLEDAAELADRQLAELQAIDVLVLGMGDDGHTASLFPNSPNLSEALKADGTRRCWPMLAPTVPHQRLTMSRALLATAHYTVLSISGSSKLTTLSAALASDDVAAMPIRAFLQPTLEIYWCP